A stretch of the Tachysurus vachellii isolate PV-2020 chromosome 26, HZAU_Pvac_v1, whole genome shotgun sequence genome encodes the following:
- the ankra2 gene encoding ankyrin repeat family A protein 2 isoform X2, with protein sequence MASEEMEGMCPLPEMTTIKVEPAVNIGTVEDASSQNVAMGPKFILPNRFDMNVCSRFVKSLNEEDSKNIQDQVNSDLEVASVLFKAECNIQTSPSPGIQVRHVYTPSTTKHFSPIKQSTTLTNKHRGNEVSSTPLLVHSLSIHQLAAQGEMIYLASRIEQEAAINLQDEEGFTPLMWAAAHGQIAVVEFLLQSGADPHILAKGRESALSLACSKGYTDIVRMLIDCGVNVNEYDWNGGAPILYAVHGNHVRCVELLLENGADPTMESDSGFNAMDMAVAMGHRHVQQVMEAHLLKLLQGIKE encoded by the exons ATGGCATCAGAAGAAATGGAGGGCATGTGCCCTCTGCCGGAGATGACGACCATCAAAGTGGAGCCTGCTGTCAATATTGGCACGGTGGAGGATGCCAGCTCCCAGAATGTGGCCATGGGCCCCAAATTTATCTTGCCAAACCGCTTTGACATGAACGTGTGCTCACGCTTTGTGAAGTCTCTGAATGAGGAAGACAGTAAGAACATCCAAGACCAGGTGAACTCTGACCTAGAGGTAGCATCAGTCTTGTTTAAAG cGGAATGCAACATTCAGACCTCACCGTCTCCTGGGATCCAGGTTAGACACGTATACACACCTTCAACCACCAAGCACTTCTCACCGATCAAGCAGTCGACCACACTTACCAATAAGCACCGTGGCAACGAGGTCTCGTCCACTCCGCTGCTTGTTCACT CTCTGTCCATTCACCAGCTTGCAGCACAGGGAGAAATGATCTACTTAGCCAGCCGAATAGAACAAG AGGCAGCAATAAACCTGCAGGATGAAGAGGGCTTCACACCGTTAATGTGGGCTGCAGCTCATGGTCAGATCGCTGTGGTGGAGTTTCTGCTCCAGAGT ggTGCAGACCCCCACATTTTGGCTAAAGGAAGAGAAAGTGCATTATCATTGGCGTGCAGTAAAGGGTACACAGACATCGTTAGAATGCTCATTGACTGTGGTGTGAATGTTAACGAATATGACTGG AATGGAGGAGCTCCTATACTGTACGCGGTGCACGGGAACCATGTCCGCTGTGTGGAGCTACTTTTGG AGAACGGAGCTGACCCAACCATGGAGTCTGACTCTGGCTTCAATGCTATGGACATGGCAGTAGCAATGGGCCACAGACATG